CAACGTGTAGGCGAGCGTCAGCTCGTCATGACCGCGGGTACCTTGTCATGAGCGGATATCAGAGCCTTAGCCTGCTCGACATTGCGATCGCCGCGGCGTTGATCGTGGTGAACGGGGTCTTATCGGTTGCGCTGAAGCTCGATCTGGAGCGCAAGCTGGCGTGGGCGGCGGTGCGAACTGTCGTGCAACTGCTGGCAATCGGATATGTGCTCGGATGGGTCTTCCAGTTTTCACGCTGGTACGTCGTATTGCCGCTGATGGCGTTGATGACGCTGATAGCGGGACTGTCGGCATCGAACCGCGGGCGGCGCACCTACGTTGGACAACGGGTGGATAGCGTCGCGTCAATCTGGGTGAGTTCGTGGCTGGTGGCTGCGGTGGGGTTGTTCGTCGTGATCCGGATTCACCCGTGGTACGAACCGCAATACGCCATACCGATCCTCGGCATGATCCTGGGCAACACGTTGACGGGTGTATCGCTGGGCATCGAGCGGATGACGGAGGAACTAACGGCGGGACGAGGGGCGGTGGAAATGTCGCTCGCGCTCGGTGCAACGCGGTGGGAAGCGGCGCAAGGGCCGGCGCGCCAGGCCGTGCGTGCGGGCATGATTCCGACGTTGAACCAGATGACGGTAGTAGGACTGGTGAGTCTGCCGGGCATGATGACGGGTCAGGTGCTGGCGGGCCAGTCGCCACTGCAGGCGGTCCGTTATCA
This window of the Caballeronia sp. SBC1 genome carries:
- the fetB gene encoding iron export ABC transporter permease subunit FetB; this translates as MSGYQSLSLLDIAIAAALIVVNGVLSVALKLDLERKLAWAAVRTVVQLLAIGYVLGWVFQFSRWYVVLPLMALMTLIAGLSASNRGRRTYVGQRVDSVASIWVSSWLVAAVGLFVVIRIHPWYEPQYAIPILGMILGNTLTGVSLGIERMTEELTAGRGAVEMSLALGATRWEAAQGPARQAVRAGMIPTLNQMTVVGLVSLPGMMTGQVLAGQSPLQAVRYQIVIMFFIAASSALGTVGAVLLTYRRLFSPEHRFMASKLVEREKPKRG